The Sorangiineae bacterium MSr11367 genome window below encodes:
- the trpS gene encoding tryptophan--tRNA ligase: MTQAPSPSSTTRPRILTGDTPTGRLHIGHWVGSIENRVRLQDEYECYFLIANLHAFTTRADKPEEIERDTYEILKDWLAAGIDPERSTIVLQSDVPAITELTWHLSMLLPFNRVMRNPTLKDELELKSLGDKYSFGFPLYAVGQCADILVFRPALVPVGEDQLAHIEMCREVARRFNHTYCGVDPTTADEDHVKAGGLLPIPEGKVGRVGRLVGVDGAAKMSKSLNNAIFLHDTAAQIKKKVAQIFTGRTDMNAPGDTSNALFQYVRAFISDPARVAELEDRYGRGDNIGDGHVKAELVPAIDALLAPIRERRAQLEGAAGDARVREILAEHSKRANAVAGETLGLVRERMKLVFTQKK, encoded by the coding sequence ATGACCCAAGCGCCCTCCCCCTCCAGCACGACGCGTCCTCGCATCCTCACCGGCGACACCCCCACGGGAAGACTCCACATCGGCCACTGGGTGGGTTCGATCGAGAACCGCGTGCGCCTTCAGGACGAATACGAGTGCTACTTTCTCATCGCGAACCTCCATGCGTTCACCACGCGGGCGGACAAACCGGAGGAGATCGAGCGCGATACCTACGAGATTTTGAAGGACTGGTTGGCGGCGGGCATCGATCCCGAACGGTCCACCATCGTCCTGCAGAGCGACGTGCCCGCCATCACGGAGCTGACGTGGCACCTATCCATGCTGCTGCCCTTCAACCGCGTGATGCGCAATCCGACGTTGAAGGACGAACTCGAGCTCAAATCGCTGGGCGACAAGTACAGCTTCGGGTTTCCGCTCTATGCCGTGGGGCAGTGTGCCGACATCCTCGTGTTCCGGCCGGCGTTGGTGCCGGTGGGCGAAGATCAGCTCGCGCACATCGAGATGTGCCGCGAAGTGGCACGCCGGTTCAATCACACGTACTGCGGCGTGGACCCAACGACGGCGGACGAGGACCACGTGAAGGCCGGCGGCCTTCTGCCGATCCCCGAGGGCAAGGTGGGCCGGGTGGGCCGTTTGGTCGGCGTCGACGGCGCGGCGAAGATGTCCAAGAGCCTGAACAACGCGATCTTTCTGCACGACACGGCGGCGCAGATCAAAAAGAAGGTGGCCCAGATTTTCACGGGGCGCACCGACATGAATGCGCCCGGCGACACGAGCAATGCGCTCTTTCAGTACGTGCGCGCGTTCATCTCCGATCCCGCGCGCGTGGCGGAGCTCGAAGATCGCTACGGGCGCGGCGACAACATCGGCGATGGGCACGTCAAGGCCGAGCTGGTGCCCGCCATCGACGCGCTTCTCGCCCCGATTCGCGAGCGCCGTGCGCAGCTCGAAGGGGCCGCCGGCGATGCTCGGGTGCGCGAGATCCTCGCCGAGCACTCGAAGCGCGCGAACGCCGTGGCGGGCGAGACGCTCGGCCTCGTGCGCGAGCGCATGAAGCTCGTGTTCACCCAGAAGAAATAA
- a CDS encoding DUF481 domain-containing protein, with translation MSAKTLLRGSIAATLSLFATAAQAQTTTPPPRTAGGTATQTSASTGATTVVKDSFASGPTRDTKDGTAATVQAGGLFSTGNARSLAVTASGTYRYRQDNHQFSAGAAINYGRAAAKQDAPIETTVSNLQALLRYDYFFTDKWALFVQAAGRRDKFQGLDLRANIDPGVAYYVLDDKKHRLWFELGYDFQHDIRRGFNVDQARAVVAAAEAAERNGTGPGPTAVQKEAANKTADRHSSRLFFGYDNQLNAYITFTTGLEYLQPFDPTEAWRLTWNNALKSAITDKFSAATTFTLRYDHSPLPNVKDTDAITSVAIIYNFR, from the coding sequence ATGAGCGCAAAGACCCTACTTCGAGGATCCATCGCTGCAACGCTGTCCCTTTTTGCCACTGCGGCTCAGGCTCAAACGACCACGCCTCCACCTCGGACCGCGGGGGGAACCGCCACGCAGACTTCCGCGTCGACGGGGGCGACGACCGTGGTGAAGGATTCGTTCGCGTCGGGCCCCACGCGCGATACCAAGGATGGCACGGCGGCGACGGTGCAAGCGGGAGGGCTTTTCAGCACGGGAAATGCGCGCTCCTTGGCCGTTACGGCATCGGGTACCTACCGCTACCGGCAGGACAATCATCAATTTTCGGCCGGTGCCGCCATCAACTACGGACGCGCGGCGGCCAAACAGGACGCGCCCATCGAGACGACCGTTTCGAATCTGCAGGCGCTCCTGCGCTACGATTACTTCTTCACCGACAAGTGGGCCCTGTTCGTTCAAGCTGCGGGGCGGAGGGACAAGTTTCAAGGTTTGGACCTGCGGGCCAATATCGATCCCGGTGTTGCGTATTACGTCCTCGACGACAAGAAACACCGTCTTTGGTTCGAGCTTGGTTACGACTTCCAACACGATATTCGGCGCGGTTTCAACGTAGATCAGGCCAGAGCCGTGGTGGCGGCCGCGGAAGCCGCGGAGCGTAACGGCACGGGCCCCGGACCAACGGCCGTCCAAAAGGAAGCGGCGAACAAGACGGCAGACCGTCACAGTTCACGTCTCTTCTTCGGTTATGACAATCAATTGAATGCGTACATCACCTTCACGACCGGGCTCGAGTACCTACAGCCCTTCGATCCGACCGAGGCCTGGCGTCTGACCTGGAACAACGCGCTGAAGTCGGCCATCACCGACAAGTTCTCCGCCGCGACGACGTTCACGCTCCGGTATGACCACTCGCCGCTGCCGAACGTCAAGGACACGGACGCGATCACGTCGGTGGCCATCATTTACAATTTCCGCTGA
- a CDS encoding class I SAM-dependent methyltransferase, whose translation MTSTKEEIEIGYDISNEFFRLWLDERMHYTSAVFEKETDTLEQAQQNKSRILYEFAEVTPEKTVLDIGCGWGANLEYVAKRGAKEAHGITLSTAQHDEINARKIPGVKAWCADYKDFVPPFLYDGLISIEMIDHLCSPAQANKGLAVELYRKYFTKVAEWVKPGACFGFQAILRNRVPRTRQDISDLKFTADVIFPGGLNPRLEELVMAVNPSWEILELKTRRVDYGKTTGEWLRRMKLHEKEIRERWGDKVFDDYDRYLSTCVRAFANHWSSDVQMKLKKIDI comes from the coding sequence GTGACGAGCACCAAAGAAGAAATCGAGATCGGGTACGATATTTCGAACGAGTTTTTCCGCCTCTGGCTGGACGAGCGCATGCACTATACGAGCGCCGTCTTCGAGAAGGAGACGGACACGTTGGAGCAGGCGCAACAGAACAAGTCGCGCATCCTCTACGAGTTCGCCGAGGTAACCCCCGAGAAGACGGTGCTCGACATCGGGTGCGGCTGGGGAGCGAACCTCGAATACGTCGCCAAGCGCGGCGCCAAAGAGGCGCACGGCATCACGCTTTCGACCGCGCAGCATGACGAGATCAACGCGCGCAAGATCCCGGGCGTGAAGGCCTGGTGCGCCGACTACAAAGACTTCGTGCCGCCGTTCCTCTACGATGGGCTCATCTCCATCGAGATGATCGACCACCTTTGCTCGCCCGCGCAGGCGAACAAGGGGCTCGCGGTGGAGCTGTATCGCAAGTACTTCACCAAGGTGGCCGAGTGGGTGAAGCCCGGTGCGTGCTTTGGCTTCCAGGCCATCCTGCGCAACCGCGTTCCGCGCACGCGCCAGGACATCTCCGATCTGAAGTTCACGGCCGACGTGATCTTCCCCGGAGGCCTGAACCCGCGGCTCGAAGAGCTGGTAATGGCGGTGAATCCCTCGTGGGAGATCCTCGAGCTGAAGACCCGCCGGGTCGACTACGGGAAGACCACCGGCGAGTGGTTGCGCCGCATGAAGCTCCACGAGAAGGAGATTCGCGAGCGCTGGGGCGACAAGGTCTTCGACGACTACGATCGCTACCTTTCGACCTGTGTGCGCGCGTTTGCCAATCACTGGTCGAGCGACGTGCAGATGAAGTTGAAGAAGATCGATATCTGA
- the pip gene encoding prolyl aminopeptidase, which yields MESSANQATRRTFYPEIEPYQSGRLKVSDTHEIYWEVSGNPQGKPAVFVHGGPGGGTEPKQRRFFDPKKYRIVLFDQRGCGKSTPHASLEDNTTWHLVADMEALRKHLSIEKWQVFGGSWGSTLALAYAQTHPERVTELVLRGIFLLRKWEIDWFYQHGTSAIYPDAWEDYLAPIPENERHDMVHAYYKRLTSPDPKVQAEAAKAWSVWEGRTSCLIPNQELIAKSAGDKFAIAFARIECHYFVNHGFFEPGKGLLDRVDRIRNIPGTIVQGRYDVVCPMESAWALHRAWPEAELKIAQDAGHSAFEPGILHELIEATDRYAK from the coding sequence ATGGAATCCAGCGCGAATCAAGCCACCCGCAGGACGTTCTATCCCGAGATCGAGCCGTACCAAAGCGGGCGGCTCAAAGTGTCGGACACCCACGAGATCTATTGGGAGGTCTCCGGCAATCCCCAGGGCAAACCCGCGGTGTTCGTCCACGGCGGGCCCGGCGGTGGCACCGAGCCAAAACAGCGCCGCTTCTTCGACCCGAAGAAGTACCGCATCGTCCTGTTCGACCAACGCGGCTGCGGAAAGAGCACGCCGCACGCCTCCCTGGAGGACAACACCACGTGGCACCTCGTGGCGGACATGGAGGCGCTGCGCAAGCACCTCTCCATCGAGAAGTGGCAGGTGTTCGGCGGCTCCTGGGGCAGCACCCTCGCGCTCGCCTACGCGCAGACGCACCCGGAGCGGGTCACGGAGCTCGTTCTCCGCGGCATCTTCCTGCTCCGCAAGTGGGAGATCGACTGGTTCTACCAACACGGGACCAGCGCCATCTACCCGGATGCGTGGGAAGACTACTTGGCGCCCATCCCCGAGAACGAGCGCCACGACATGGTGCATGCATACTACAAGCGCCTCACCAGCCCCGATCCGAAGGTGCAAGCGGAAGCTGCGAAGGCGTGGAGCGTGTGGGAAGGCCGCACCAGCTGCTTGATCCCGAACCAAGAGCTCATTGCCAAGTCGGCGGGTGACAAGTTTGCCATCGCCTTCGCGCGCATCGAGTGTCACTACTTCGTCAACCATGGCTTCTTCGAGCCGGGCAAGGGCCTGCTCGACCGGGTTGACCGCATCCGCAACATCCCCGGCACGATCGTGCAGGGCCGCTACGACGTGGTGTGCCCCATGGAGAGCGCATGGGCCCTGCACCGCGCGTGGCCCGAGGCCGAGCTGAAGATCGCGCAAGACGCGGGGCACTCCGCGTTCGAGCCGGGCATCCTGCACGAGCTCATCGAAGCGACGGATCGCTACGCCAAGTGA
- the pip gene encoding prolyl aminopeptidase, with amino-acid sequence MLRVSDVHAIHWEESGNPKGKPVLFVHGGPGAGTNPKQRRFFDPTKYRIVLFDQRGCGKSTPNGSLVDNTTWHLVADMEALRTHLGIEKWQVFGGSWGSALSLAYAQTHPERVTELVLRGIFLGRNAECRWLNQGPGTSAFYPDAWEGYMGHIPVDERHDLARAYYRRLTSDDPKVQADAARAWALWGAHVWTLLRDDAAIAKADDDPTALATARIDCHYVVNGCFLESDGALLENVKRIRHIPATIIQGRYDVGCPMENAWALHRAWPEAELKIVPDAGHSAFEPGTAHELVDATDRYAK; translated from the coding sequence ATGCTCCGCGTCTCCGACGTTCACGCGATCCATTGGGAGGAATCGGGCAACCCCAAGGGCAAGCCGGTGCTCTTCGTTCACGGCGGCCCGGGGGCGGGGACCAATCCGAAGCAGCGGCGCTTCTTCGATCCGACAAAGTACCGCATCGTCCTGTTCGACCAACGCGGCTGCGGCAAGAGCACGCCGAACGGCTCCCTCGTGGACAATACGACGTGGCACCTCGTGGCGGACATGGAGGCGTTGCGCACGCACCTGGGCATTGAAAAATGGCAGGTCTTCGGTGGCTCGTGGGGGAGCGCGCTCTCGCTGGCCTACGCGCAGACGCACCCCGAGCGGGTGACCGAGCTGGTGCTGCGCGGCATTTTCTTGGGGCGCAATGCCGAGTGCCGCTGGCTCAATCAGGGACCGGGGACCAGCGCGTTCTACCCCGATGCGTGGGAAGGCTACATGGGCCACATCCCGGTCGACGAGCGGCACGATCTGGCCCGCGCCTACTACCGCCGACTGACCAGCGACGATCCGAAGGTTCAGGCAGACGCCGCGCGCGCCTGGGCTCTCTGGGGCGCCCACGTGTGGACGCTGCTCCGCGACGACGCGGCCATCGCCAAGGCCGACGACGATCCCACGGCCCTCGCCACGGCCCGCATCGATTGCCATTACGTGGTGAACGGCTGCTTCCTCGAATCGGACGGCGCGCTTCTCGAAAATGTGAAACGCATTCGTCACATTCCGGCAACGATCATCCAGGGACGCTACGACGTGGGTTGCCCCATGGAAAATGCCTGGGCTCTGCACCGCGCATGGCCCGAGGCAGAGCTCAAAATCGTACCCGATGCGGGCCACAGCGCCTTCGAGCCCGGCACCGCGCACGAGCTCGTCGATGCGACGGATCGTTACGCGAAGTGA
- a CDS encoding GNAT family N-acetyltransferase: MEADKPSEHVLNDGTKVTVRAIRRSDADMLRAGFDRLSPESRYRRFFSSINVLTDEAVRYLTDVDGYNHVAIVAVVDSLDLKVEDGLGVARFIRLEEDPEIAEAAVTVMDNAQRKGLGRVLLSVLVDKARAIGVKRFRAEVLPENEPMMKLLLGAGATMHRTSGPTVIFDVPIEGATQDSAEEASLVERVLRAAASSLTVFLRTLRPPQSEAELAEGPRSVDSESIVEEAKEQRSDAKGQ; this comes from the coding sequence GTGGAAGCGGATAAGCCGAGCGAGCACGTTCTCAACGACGGCACGAAGGTCACGGTGCGCGCCATCCGCCGTTCCGACGCCGACATGTTGCGCGCCGGCTTCGATCGACTCTCCCCCGAGTCGCGTTATCGGCGCTTCTTCTCCAGCATCAACGTGCTCACCGACGAAGCCGTTCGCTATTTGACCGACGTCGATGGCTACAACCACGTGGCCATCGTTGCGGTGGTGGACTCGCTCGATTTGAAGGTGGAGGACGGCCTCGGCGTCGCGCGCTTCATTCGCCTCGAGGAAGATCCGGAAATCGCGGAGGCCGCCGTCACGGTGATGGACAATGCGCAGCGCAAAGGACTCGGGCGCGTGCTCCTCTCGGTGCTCGTCGACAAGGCACGCGCGATCGGGGTGAAGCGTTTTCGCGCCGAGGTTCTGCCGGAGAACGAGCCGATGATGAAGCTTCTCCTCGGCGCCGGTGCCACCATGCACCGCACCAGCGGGCCCACGGTGATCTTCGACGTGCCCATCGAGGGCGCTACGCAGGACAGCGCCGAGGAAGCGAGCTTGGTCGAACGCGTCCTGCGCGCCGCCGCCTCGTCGCTCACCGTGTTCTTGCGCACCTTGCGCCCGCCGCAAAGTGAAGCCGAGCTCGCCGAGGGGCCGCGAAGCGTTGACTCGGAGTCAATAGTGGAGGAGGCTAAGGAGCAGAGGAGCGACGCCAAGGGCCAATGA